The bacterium genome includes a region encoding these proteins:
- a CDS encoding SAM-dependent chlorinase/fluorinase, which translates to MRPVFILTDFGLQDAFVGIMKAVVFRLSPESPIFDLTHAVPPQNVQWGALVLEDALPYLPDNAVVCAVVDPGVGSQRQAIAVEVGGRSLIAPDNGLLWPALQRTGEPFHAFALKPGQHIRPQDSATFHGRDVFAPAAALRAAGVPAEEIGTPIEEIQRLEFPQPEADGEGALRLAVLAIDHFGNLTLNLRKDNVPEWLREESATFSIAGVTIRGIRRTFGDVAPGDAVVYWNSAGRLEVGVNRGSACEFFAVKPGAKILMSNEESG; encoded by the coding sequence ATGCGACCGGTATTTATTCTGACAGATTTCGGCCTTCAGGATGCCTTTGTGGGCATCATGAAGGCCGTTGTTTTTCGACTCTCCCCCGAATCGCCTATCTTTGATCTCACGCACGCCGTGCCGCCCCAGAATGTGCAGTGGGGCGCCTTGGTGCTGGAAGACGCTCTCCCCTACCTTCCCGACAACGCCGTTGTGTGCGCGGTCGTCGACCCGGGTGTCGGCAGCCAACGACAGGCCATCGCTGTCGAAGTCGGCGGCCGATCCCTGATCGCGCCGGATAATGGTCTGCTGTGGCCGGCCCTGCAGCGCACCGGCGAACCCTTTCACGCATTTGCCCTGAAGCCCGGACAACACATTCGGCCGCAGGACTCCGCAACGTTTCACGGACGAGACGTCTTCGCGCCGGCGGCCGCACTTCGCGCTGCAGGTGTGCCCGCCGAAGAAATTGGAACACCAATCGAAGAGATTCAACGACTCGAGTTCCCTCAGCCCGAGGCGGATGGCGAAGGCGCGCTGCGTTTGGCGGTGCTGGCGATTGATCACTTCGGAAATCTGACACTGAATCTGCGAAAAGACAACGTCCCGGAATGGCTCCGAGAAGAGAGCGCAACATTCTCCATCGCCGGTGTGACCATCCGGGGCATCCGCCGGACGTTCGGCGACGTGGCTCCGGGCGATGCGGTCGTCTACTGGAACTCCGCGGGCCGGCTTGAAGTCGGCGTCAACCGCGGCAGTGCGTGCGAGTTCTTCGCCGTGAAACCCGGTGCGAAGATCCTGATGAGCAATGAAGAGAGCGGGTAG
- a CDS encoding PUR family DNA/RNA-binding protein, whose product MPNYEELFTRRFGGGKRTYYLDVKKDTNGEKYVVISESTRKDGDKKLRNRVMVWKEDFEILFDCLREMESYLADEIEAQRSRHEMAAEMAAPTEVAH is encoded by the coding sequence ATGCCGAATTACGAAGAGCTCTTCACTCGAAGGTTCGGAGGGGGAAAGCGGACCTATTATCTGGACGTGAAGAAGGACACGAACGGAGAAAAGTACGTCGTCATCAGCGAGAGCACCCGCAAGGATGGCGACAAGAAGCTGCGGAATCGCGTGATGGTCTGGAAGGAAGACTTCGAGATTCTGTTCGACTGCCTGCGGGAAATGGAATCCTACCTGGCAGACGAAATCGAGGCTCAGCGCTCCCGCCACGAGATGGCTGCGGAGATGGCCGCCCCGACCGAGGTCGCGCACTAA
- a CDS encoding Fic family protein: protein MTSISRSGHFVKQPGGFRAFIPASFPPSPPVRMNTKLEKLLSQADLAVGGLSTITDILPNTDLFLGMYVRREAVLSSQIEGTQSTLEEVLRFEIAPSKAERFVDAGEIVNYVAALNHGLERLADLPISLRLFQEIHAILMRSGRGSHSTPGEFRRSQNWIGPPGCTLETASFVPPPVPHMKDALGELEKFLHSDSLPILILAGLAHAQFETIHPFLDGNGRIGRLLITLLLCERGILSRPVLYLSHFFKRNRLEYYDRLTAIREKGDWEGWLGFFLRGAEEVAREAIETTRSIRALKERHQQLIIHRVGDNPRARSLLDLLFRRPMISVRLAEQELGCSYNTANKFVGLFEELGLLETVTGDGRGRVYSYREYLDLFDAREGAADFGPPWDSSWELTGQED, encoded by the coding sequence ATGACTTCTATTTCACGATCTGGCCATTTTGTGAAACAACCAGGGGGCTTTAGAGCGTTCATTCCAGCCTCCTTTCCCCCCAGCCCACCCGTTCGGATGAACACCAAGCTGGAGAAACTGCTCTCCCAGGCCGACCTTGCCGTCGGGGGGCTGAGCACCATAACGGACATCTTGCCCAATACAGACTTATTCCTCGGAATGTATGTGCGTCGCGAAGCAGTGCTCTCCTCCCAGATCGAAGGAACGCAGAGCACTCTCGAAGAGGTCCTGCGCTTCGAAATAGCTCCTTCAAAAGCCGAACGATTCGTGGATGCGGGCGAGATCGTGAACTACGTGGCTGCCCTCAATCATGGCTTGGAGCGCCTGGCAGATCTTCCGATCTCGCTTCGCCTGTTTCAGGAGATCCACGCGATTCTCATGCGGTCTGGGCGGGGAAGTCACTCGACCCCGGGTGAGTTCCGGCGATCCCAGAACTGGATTGGCCCGCCAGGATGTACCCTCGAAACGGCGTCTTTCGTACCGCCGCCAGTGCCTCACATGAAGGATGCTCTGGGCGAACTGGAGAAGTTCCTGCATTCCGATTCCCTTCCCATTCTGATTCTGGCAGGGCTGGCTCATGCACAGTTCGAGACGATCCACCCTTTTCTGGATGGCAATGGTCGAATCGGGCGGCTGCTCATCACCCTCCTTTTGTGTGAAAGGGGAATCCTATCACGTCCAGTCCTGTATCTTTCTCATTTCTTCAAACGCAATCGCTTGGAATACTATGATCGACTGACTGCGATTCGAGAGAAAGGCGATTGGGAAGGCTGGTTAGGTTTCTTCCTTCGGGGTGCAGAAGAAGTAGCTCGAGAAGCGATTGAAACAACTCGGAGTATCCGGGCTCTGAAAGAGCGGCACCAGCAGTTGATCATCCATCGCGTGGGAGACAATCCTCGCGCGCGAAGCCTTCTCGATCTTCTCTTCCGTCGGCCAATGATCTCTGTCCGTCTCGCAGAGCAGGAACTGGGGTGCTCCTACAACACGGCGAACAAGTTCGTTGGCCTGTTCGAGGAACTCGGACTGCTTGAGACGGTCACCGGCGACGGCCGAGGGCGCGTTTACTCCTATCGCGAATACCTCGATCTCTTCGATGCGCGGGAGGGAGCCGCTGACTTTGGACCTCCCTGGGATAGTTCGTGGGAACTGACGGGGCAGGAGGATTGA
- the smpB gene encoding SsrA-binding protein SmpB, translated as MAEKKSQNRVVVQNKKARHLFEITDRIEAGIVLAGSEVKSLREGKGSVAEAYIVPRGNEMWLVGMHITPYEKASAWVEPAVRDRKLLLHRREIDRLAGAVSQKGMTLVPLKVYFSDRGHVKIEIGLARGKKAPDKRQDLKERQIKRELEREYKVR; from the coding sequence ATGGCAGAGAAGAAATCTCAGAATCGGGTGGTCGTGCAGAACAAGAAGGCACGCCACCTGTTTGAAATCACGGACCGCATCGAGGCGGGGATCGTGCTGGCGGGCAGCGAAGTGAAATCGTTGCGCGAGGGCAAGGGCTCCGTGGCGGAGGCCTACATCGTGCCGCGCGGCAACGAGATGTGGTTGGTGGGAATGCACATCACTCCCTACGAGAAAGCATCCGCATGGGTCGAACCGGCCGTGCGCGATCGGAAGCTGCTGCTGCATCGGCGCGAAATCGATCGGCTTGCCGGTGCCGTGTCGCAGAAAGGCATGACCCTGGTGCCGCTGAAGGTTTACTTCAGCGATCGCGGCCACGTGAAGATCGAGATCGGCCTGGCCCGCGGTAAAAAGGCTCCCGACAAGCGCCAGGATCTGAAGGAGCGCCAGATCAAGCGGGAACTCGAACGGGAGTACAAAGTCCGATGA
- a CDS encoding ABC transporter substrate-binding protein, which produces MKRRLMILPIALVLLALAGLTVSCEQAKAETREDGKIEVEFWYAVSGKQARSLNEIVDAFNAEQDKYVVKAIYQGSYQSLNQKLIASLYAGRQPAASMMYESWTTRFLRFGCLQPVQTFVEQDETWGEEDLNDLFPAFRRDNMYRLTKEGDLYHPDPEGEMTLATLPFNKSLYVLFVNNDLMNEVGYDEPPKTWDEMKDLAQRMTKRNEAGEIVRYGFATRPMIEAFTTVLFAADGNYMDENNKNFTFTSAKGEAALQFLVDLVIGENASGYIESDYLSNVFGQGTIGMYIGSTAAFPYNDSGVGNKFIWRAYGVPAMEGVEGKTLSQGTNVGIFRQGFNGMGKNSEEVQRGAWEFLKYLCEQDVTVKWAIDTGYMPVRRSAAEAPKMKEYFEKNPNFRNAFEQLETAQFEPKPIWWDNVRTIFQREIEGVLNGRRTTEEGLAKALEKSKIIQKTAGQ; this is translated from the coding sequence ATGAAACGCCGATTGATGATTCTGCCCATCGCCCTGGTGCTGCTCGCACTGGCGGGGCTGACTGTTTCCTGTGAGCAGGCAAAAGCCGAGACCCGTGAAGACGGGAAGATCGAAGTTGAATTCTGGTACGCGGTTTCGGGCAAGCAGGCCCGCTCGCTGAACGAAATCGTCGATGCCTTCAACGCCGAACAGGACAAGTATGTCGTTAAGGCCATCTATCAGGGCAGCTACCAGAGCCTGAACCAGAAGCTGATCGCATCGCTTTACGCCGGTCGCCAGCCGGCGGCCTCCATGATGTACGAATCGTGGACGACGCGCTTCCTGCGGTTCGGATGCCTCCAGCCGGTGCAGACCTTTGTCGAGCAGGACGAGACGTGGGGTGAAGAAGACCTGAACGATCTGTTCCCGGCATTCCGTCGCGACAACATGTATCGCCTGACGAAGGAGGGTGATCTCTATCATCCGGACCCGGAAGGCGAAATGACCCTCGCGACCCTCCCATTCAACAAGTCCCTCTACGTCCTTTTCGTGAACAACGACCTGATGAACGAGGTGGGCTACGACGAGCCGCCGAAGACCTGGGATGAGATGAAGGATCTGGCCCAGCGCATGACGAAGCGCAACGAAGCCGGCGAGATCGTGCGCTACGGCTTTGCCACGCGCCCGATGATCGAAGCCTTCACAACGGTGCTGTTCGCGGCCGATGGCAACTACATGGACGAGAACAATAAGAACTTCACGTTCACCAGCGCGAAGGGCGAAGCAGCTCTGCAGTTCCTGGTCGACCTGGTGATTGGCGAAAACGCGTCCGGTTACATCGAGTCCGACTATCTCTCTAATGTGTTCGGCCAGGGGACGATCGGCATGTACATCGGCTCGACAGCGGCGTTCCCGTACAACGACTCTGGCGTCGGCAACAAGTTCATCTGGCGCGCGTACGGCGTGCCCGCGATGGAAGGAGTAGAAGGCAAGACGCTGTCGCAGGGCACAAACGTCGGCATCTTCCGCCAAGGCTTCAACGGCATGGGCAAGAACTCCGAAGAAGTCCAGCGCGGCGCGTGGGAATTCCTGAAGTACCTCTGCGAGCAGGATGTCACCGTGAAGTGGGCCATCGACACGGGCTACATGCCCGTGCGCCGGTCCGCGGCCGAAGCACCGAAGATGAAAGAGTACTTCGAGAAGAACCCCAATTTCCGCAATGCGTTCGAGCAGTTGGAAACGGCACAGTTCGAGCCGAAGCCCATCTGGTGGGACAACGTCCGCACCATCTTCCAGCGCGAAATCGAAGGCGTCCTGAACGGCCGCCGCACCACGGAAGAAGGCCTGGCGAAAGCACTCGAGAAGAGCAAGATCATCCAGAAGACCGCGGGGCAGTAA
- a CDS encoding TRL-like family protein gives MPRRMILTALIALSVTALTGCSLTIGSFGPSGAGPGFVYTEDTVYPAANASSTQYTLTTDDFEIKSMVMAEGTSSSILGLFTTGDNGYETLLAEARDQGCDDVMNVRVDVRYSNILFIYQRVDTVLTGWGVKWK, from the coding sequence ATGCCCCGTCGAATGATTTTGACGGCCCTGATTGCGTTGTCGGTTACGGCACTGACGGGCTGTAGCCTGACAATCGGTTCCTTCGGCCCCAGCGGTGCCGGGCCAGGTTTCGTTTACACCGAAGACACGGTGTACCCCGCGGCCAACGCCTCCAGCACCCAGTATACGCTGACGACCGATGATTTCGAGATCAAGTCCATGGTTATGGCCGAGGGCACCAGCTCCTCGATTCTCGGCCTGTTCACGACCGGCGATAACGGTTACGAAACTCTCCTCGCCGAGGCTCGCGACCAGGGATGCGACGACGTGATGAACGTCCGCGTCGATGTGCGTTACAGCAACATTCTCTTCATCTACCAGCGGGTCGACACGGTGCTGACCGGCTGGGGCGTGAAGTGGAAGTAA
- a CDS encoding dihydrodipicolinate reductase has product MSAIHLLLSGLPGRMANEVALAALESAAAERFTLLDVALTGEVVNDAVHVVSGREIQLRRPSTRESLELPPNTIAVDFTEPTAALDNVRFFASAGIPFVMGTTGFDRDEAVKLVQASDASAVIAPNMAIPIVLLQTAMANLADNFPGAMKGYGFHVVESHQKGKKDTSGTAKALVADFARLGLPAKVDEIEMIREPEEQTSRMNVPAEHLAGHAYHYYDIKSSNGSVRLGLNHCVDGRRVYAEGALVAADFLARRLAEGSRGEVFNMTDVLMDQG; this is encoded by the coding sequence ATGAGCGCGATCCATCTCCTTCTTTCCGGACTACCTGGCCGCATGGCCAACGAAGTCGCCCTGGCGGCTCTCGAATCCGCGGCCGCGGAACGCTTCACACTGCTCGATGTTGCGCTGACAGGTGAGGTGGTCAATGACGCCGTTCATGTCGTCAGCGGTCGCGAGATCCAGCTCCGTCGACCATCCACACGCGAGAGCCTGGAACTGCCGCCGAACACCATCGCGGTGGATTTCACCGAGCCAACGGCCGCGCTAGACAACGTGCGCTTCTTCGCATCGGCGGGGATTCCGTTTGTAATGGGAACAACCGGGTTCGATCGCGACGAGGCGGTGAAGCTGGTTCAGGCGAGCGACGCGTCCGCCGTGATCGCGCCGAACATGGCGATCCCGATCGTGTTACTGCAGACGGCGATGGCGAACCTGGCGGACAACTTCCCAGGCGCCATGAAAGGCTACGGCTTTCATGTGGTCGAGTCGCACCAGAAGGGCAAGAAGGACACGAGCGGCACCGCCAAGGCACTCGTGGCGGACTTCGCGCGCCTCGGTCTGCCGGCCAAGGTCGACGAGATCGAGATGATCCGCGAGCCCGAGGAGCAGACATCGCGCATGAACGTCCCGGCGGAGCACTTGGCCGGCCACGCGTACCATTACTACGACATCAAGTCGTCGAATGGCAGTGTGCGGCTCGGGCTGAACCACTGCGTCGACGGTCGGCGTGTGTATGCCGAAGGCGCGTTGGTTGCCGCCGATTTCCTGGCTCGTCGCCTGGCCGAAGGTTCGCGCGGCGAGGTCTTCAACATGACCGATGTGTTGATGGATCAGGGCTAA
- a CDS encoding inorganic diphosphatase, translating to MHPLHDLAPGQNPPELIDVLVEIPKGSRNKYELDKDTGMFRLDRTLFSPMIYPGDYGLIPQTHYDDGDPLDALIICNEPTFTGCIVAARPVGIFRMLDKGANDDKIVCVPAGNPYFGKFRDLKDVPPHYLKEVAHFFSVYKDLEGHRTLSLGWEDVGLAHEQIMHAIKLYADMHPEPAEETPEDPMDSEVSESLT from the coding sequence ATGCACCCTCTTCACGACTTAGCCCCTGGCCAGAATCCACCGGAACTGATCGATGTGCTGGTGGAAATCCCAAAGGGTTCCCGCAATAAGTACGAGCTCGACAAGGACACGGGCATGTTCCGGCTGGACCGGACGCTGTTCTCGCCGATGATTTATCCGGGCGATTATGGGCTGATTCCGCAGACGCATTACGACGACGGCGATCCGCTGGATGCCCTGATCATCTGTAATGAACCCACGTTCACCGGCTGCATTGTCGCCGCCCGGCCCGTCGGGATATTCCGCATGCTGGACAAGGGCGCCAACGACGACAAGATCGTCTGCGTTCCGGCTGGAAATCCTTATTTCGGTAAGTTCCGTGATCTCAAGGATGTACCGCCGCATTACCTGAAAGAAGTGGCTCACTTCTTCAGCGTTTACAAGGACCTGGAAGGCCACCGCACCTTGTCCCTGGGTTGGGAGGACGTTGGTCTGGCCCACGAGCAGATCATGCACGCCATCAAGCTGTACGCCGACATGCATCCGGAGCCGGCCGAGGAGACCCCCGAGGACCCGATGGATTCCGAGGTGAGCGAGTCTCTGACTTAG
- a CDS encoding NAD(P)H-dependent oxidoreductase, with the protein MAPPIKIIGLCGSLRPGSYAAKALKIALESARQAGAEVEYFDQVENPLPFCDGHHLDENDANAVELRALIKAADGVILATPEYHGSCSGVMKNTLDLLSFNEMEGKVCGLVSVLGGQGSSNALNHLRIICRWVHAWVVPHQAAIGASYQAFAEDGSLKDEKLQQRVERVGVDVVKYAHMLRANPELVEFDGDE; encoded by the coding sequence ATGGCACCCCCAATCAAGATCATTGGCCTGTGCGGCAGTCTCCGCCCCGGATCCTATGCCGCAAAAGCTCTGAAAATCGCGCTGGAGAGTGCCCGCCAGGCAGGGGCCGAGGTCGAGTACTTCGATCAGGTCGAAAATCCCCTCCCATTCTGCGACGGGCATCATCTCGATGAGAACGACGCGAATGCCGTCGAATTGCGCGCTTTGATCAAGGCGGCCGACGGGGTGATCCTGGCCACGCCGGAGTATCACGGTTCGTGTTCCGGAGTGATGAAGAACACGCTGGACCTGCTGAGCTTCAACGAGATGGAGGGCAAGGTCTGTGGGCTTGTCAGCGTGCTGGGGGGGCAGGGGAGTTCGAACGCGCTGAATCATCTGCGGATCATTTGCCGATGGGTGCACGCATGGGTGGTTCCGCACCAGGCGGCGATCGGCGCGTCATACCAGGCATTTGCGGAAGACGGCAGCCTGAAGGACGAGAAACTCCAGCAGCGCGTCGAGCGCGTCGGCGTGGATGTCGTGAAGTACGCGCACATGTTGCGGGCCAATCCCGAGCTGGTGGAGTTTGACGGCGACGAGTAG
- a CDS encoding prepilin-type N-terminal cleavage/methylation domain-containing protein encodes MKRYLGSRRGFTLIELLIVVAIIAILAAIAVPNFLEAQTRAKTSRVKADIRTLATAIESYGVDHNAYPPHKTGAGGEIAYPDRYVPLTTPVAYITSIPSRDPFYQGDILGQGGSEQWVSWTNFKSFPDTHALAPAKDTHRWMLRSRGPDGENEANGVRNDFMTVGLSAAPSMIYDPTNGTISRGDIVRTAIVVP; translated from the coding sequence ATGAAACGATACCTCGGAAGCCGCCGCGGCTTCACGCTCATTGAACTGCTCATCGTTGTGGCGATTATTGCCATTCTGGCGGCGATCGCGGTGCCGAACTTTCTCGAAGCACAAACACGCGCGAAGACGAGCCGTGTGAAGGCCGACATCCGCACGCTGGCGACTGCGATTGAATCCTACGGCGTCGATCACAATGCCTACCCGCCGCACAAGACCGGCGCGGGCGGAGAGATTGCCTATCCGGATCGCTACGTGCCGCTGACGACGCCGGTGGCGTATATCACGAGCATCCCGTCGCGCGATCCGTTCTACCAGGGCGACATTCTCGGCCAGGGCGGTTCGGAGCAGTGGGTGTCCTGGACGAACTTCAAGAGCTTCCCCGACACGCACGCGCTGGCGCCGGCGAAGGACACGCATCGCTGGATGTTGCGTAGCCGCGGGCCCGATGGCGAGAATGAGGCGAACGGCGTGCGCAACGACTTCATGACGGTGGGTCTTTCGGCTGCGCCATCGATGATCTACGATCCGACAAACGGCACCATTTCCCGCGGCGACATCGTCAGGACTGCGATTGTTGTTCCCTGA
- the pyrE gene encoding orotate phosphoribosyltransferase — protein MPELEDNTAALPDAVHDLMQESGALTHGHFALTSGRHSSVYFQAMRLLENPAWADRLAGEVAERLPSGKIDVVFSPAVGGIPWCDAMARQVKALRAFFAERVDGKMTLRRGFAIEPGQRVLLCEDVVTTGGSVLELKAIAEAAGAEVVGIALVLDRSGGVFRPGVPVTSWAALQIPTWSAEECPLCRAGQPTQKPGSRGLTAPRSSG, from the coding sequence ATGCCGGAGCTTGAAGACAACACCGCCGCGTTGCCCGACGCTGTGCACGACTTGATGCAAGAGAGCGGCGCGCTGACCCACGGGCATTTCGCACTCACTTCGGGAAGGCACTCCTCGGTTTATTTTCAGGCGATGCGCTTGCTCGAAAATCCCGCGTGGGCGGATCGACTAGCCGGGGAAGTGGCCGAGCGCTTGCCATCCGGCAAGATCGACGTTGTCTTTAGTCCTGCCGTAGGGGGAATTCCGTGGTGTGATGCGATGGCGCGGCAGGTGAAGGCGCTGCGTGCGTTCTTCGCCGAACGCGTGGACGGCAAGATGACGCTGCGCCGAGGCTTTGCGATCGAACCCGGGCAACGCGTGTTATTGTGCGAGGATGTCGTGACAACCGGCGGCAGCGTGCTGGAGCTCAAGGCAATCGCCGAGGCCGCCGGAGCCGAGGTTGTGGGAATCGCGCTCGTGCTCGATCGCTCAGGCGGAGTGTTCCGGCCCGGTGTGCCCGTCACCAGTTGGGCGGCACTGCAAATTCCAACCTGGTCGGCCGAGGAATGCCCCCTCTGCCGCGCAGGCCAACCAACGCAAAAGCCAGGTTCGCGGGGACTTACTGCCCCGCGGTCTTCTGGATGA